A region of the Candidatus Neomarinimicrobiota bacterium genome:
AGTTGAACACGTGCTGGGCGGAAGTGTCAGGCAAGTCCGTTCGAGTATGATACTGCAATCGCATATTGGATTTTACCGATATTTTGAAAAACATTTCAGAACTCCCTGGCAGCGGGGTATGAACCAGATTATGGGATTGATCCTGTTTATCTCCGCTCTCCCGAGAGTTATACTTAATAGTGTCATTTCTTCGATAAAGGTTCGGAGCAGATGATCACTGATATTACGAAAGCCGTCGGGATAGATGAACTGATAAATCTATGGTTAGATGACCCTGAGAATAGTTCAAATATTACGTACAGAAAAAAAATTCCGGAAAAGAGAGCCGAATTCGGGGAGATGCCTGCGGGTTTAGACGATAATATCCGAAAAGCGTTAAGCGAACGTGGAATCGAAGATCTGTACTCTCATCAGACGGAATCCATAAATCTCACCTTATCCGGTAAGAATGTCGTGGTTGTTACTCCGACCGCATCCGGTAAAACGTTGTGCTATAACCTTCCCGTCCTTAATGAATTTTTCAATGAAGGAGGGAGCTCTCTGTATCTTTTCCCGACAAAGGCGCTTGCTCAGGACCAACTAACCGAATTGAACCGGTGGCAGGAAACTCTCGGAACGAACTTAGGCGCTTTCACTTACGACGGAGATACTTCTTCCGGCAAGAGGTCACAAATAAGGAAATCAGCCAGGATTCTCATCACGAACCCGGACATGTTGCATTTAGGTATTTTGCCGCATCACACGCGGTGGGCGGCTTTTTTCTCAAATCTCAAGTACGTTGTAATCGACGAAATGCACGTATACCGGGGGGTTTTCGGGAGTCACTTCGCGAATTTGATAAGGAGATTAAAGAGAATTTGCGATTTTTATTCCGCTTCCCCGCAGTTTATCTGTTCCTCGGCCACAATTGCGAATCCGGAGGAACTTGCAGAAAATCTTATCGAGGATGAGGTCAGTCTCGTGGATAAAAGCGGGGCGCCCGCATCGGGTAAGGAAGTTCTCTTCTTTAATCCGCCGATGATAAATCATGAGTTGGGTATCAGAGCGAATTATCTCCGGGTCGCAAAAACTGTTGCCCGCTTTTTTCTGAAGAATATGATCCAGACTCTTGTATTTGCAACGAGCAGGATGAACGTAGAGATAATTCTCAAATATCTTCGTGACGATTTCGCCGGCATCCGTGACACTGATGAGTTCATCAAGGGGTACAGGGGGGGATATCTACCTTCTGTCCGAAGGGAAATCGAGAAGGGGCTCCGGGAAGGAACGGTTACAGGGGTTGTTGCGACAAACGCGCTCGAGCTGGGGGTCGATATCGGAGGGCTCGACGCATGCGTGATAGCGGGTTATCCGGGTTCAATAGCAAGCATGTGGCAGCAAGCTGGAAGGGTGGGAAGAAGGAGCGGAAATTCTATTGCGGTGCTTGTAGCCAGAAGTAATCCGTTGGATCAGTTCATCACGAATTTTCCCGATTATTTTTTCGGAAGGTCGCCGGAACACGGTCGTGTTAATCCCGATAACCCGCATATACTTATGGATCACATTAAATGTGCCGCATTCGAGCTTCCTATGAACGTTAATGAAAAATTCGGAAGCACAAATCTCGATGATATATTCAGCTATTTAGAAGAAAAGGGAGTGTTGCACCGGTCAGGTGATCTATACCATTACACAGAGGAAAAATATCCGGCTGACAGTACAAGATTGAGAAACATCGGCTCTAAGAACATACTTATAGTAGATCGCTCGGATGGAGATAGAGTGCTTTCGGAAGTAGATTTTGACGCCGCCTTCAGGACTGTCCATGAAAACGCAGTATACATGGTCGAGGGAAGGAGATATATAGTGGAAAGACTCGATCTGAATGAGGGCAAAGCTTTCGTAAATAAGACCGAATCGGATTATTTTACGGTAGCGCAGACGCATTCTGAAGTCAGCGTAACAGCAAGCTACGATGTCGCTATGTATGGTCCCTCTTCCGTCGAGCACGGAGAAATAGAGGTTATCACGGAAACAACCGGTTTTAAAAAGGTGCGGTTTTATACGGGTGAGAACCTCGGTGAAGAGGAGCTGGACCTGCCGGCAAGAACTATTAAAACCACAGCTTATTGGTTCGTAATAAAAGAAGAGTTGACCGAATCTCTTGATTTCACGAGGGCTGAGATTATTTACGGAATCACCGGAATTACTAACGTGCTTCTTCATGTTGCTTCCTTCATTCTGATGTGTGACGTGTCCGATCTCGGCGTTAGCGTTGGGGATCGTTCAACCGAATGGTTTGTCAAGAGAGCAGCGGGTGATTTGATGATCAGGAAGAGAGGTAAATCGGGAGAAGCTATCGATCCTGACTCTTTAAAACTCTTTGAGCCCGTAATCTATATCTATGACAGCCATTCAGGGGGTGTGGGGTTCAGCCCGGTTTTGTTCCGGGAACATTCTTCGCTTTTGACGAAAGCTGTTCGTCATATTGAGAAATGTGAGTGCGTAGATGGGTGTCCTTCCTGCGTGGGTCCGATGACCGAAATAGGTAATCGGGGGAAAGAGGCGTCCAAATCAATACTTGATGCGCTTTTAGCCGTTTAAAAGTTTTAAAAGATAAGGTGTAGCAGAGTCATGGAATATAAATGCGGGAATTGCGGTGCGGATATAACGGACGTCGACTCGGGTAAGTGTCCGAAATGCGGCAGTGAATTCGAAATTCCTATGGACCCGATTCCATGGGAAGATCGGGATAAACTCGGCATAGTCGGCGCTTATACGGCTACGCTCCTGCTCTCGTTATCAAAACCCAATCAATTCTTCAAAAGAATGCCGGTCTCCGGGGGGTTCGCTAATCCTTTGATATACGCCCTTATATGCGGATTAATCGGAACCTGGTTTAATTTCTTATGGCAGATATTATTCGTATCCATGGGAATAATGGAGCCGGACCCACAATCTCCCGACTCGACACTCGGGTTCAGCCTTCTGTTGGCAATCCTTTCTCCTGTGATCATTCCGGTGGGGTTATTATTGGGAACCGGAGCAATTCATATAGCGCTCAATCTGTTAGGCGTGCTGCGAAATAATTTTGAAGCCACCTTCAGAGTTGTGTGTTACAGCAGCGGCGCTACCGTATTGGGGATAATACCTATCATCGGGAGTCTGGCGGGGGGTTTTCTGTCCATAGCTCTGGAGACGATGGGTCTAAGGGAAATATATCAAATCAGCACAGGTAAAGCGTTTGCAGCGATAATGATTCCGTTCCTGTTCCTTTGCGGCGTGCTCTTCTTTGCGATCGTATTATCGTCCGCGCCGGGAGGTTGATTATCCATACAAACCTTCTGACGAATCAGGATTTAAGGGAGTTCTCAAAATCAAGCGCGAAGAGACTCGGGTATTTTTTCTCCGCATCGGCGCTGATGATTCTTGCCGTCACGAAAACGATTTTCCCGTTGCTCGAAGGAATGAATTTGTGCCCTCTACGGAGCTATACCGGAATCCCATGTCTCTCATGCGGAGCGACACGGAGTGCGGTCTTGATCGGAGAATTTGAATTGTTCGAGGCTTTGAAAATGAACCCGTTATTTACGTTATTGGTCATTGCCGGAGTTCTCTGGGGTCTGTTTTCACTGCTGATGACTCTCTTGAATATCGATGGAAAATTTGAGAGACCCGGATTATCGAGAGAAAAATCCCGGTTAATCATCCTGTCTTTGTTGGTGTCGAACTGGATTTATCTGATAATGAGATCGGGCTCATGGACATAAGGGACAGATTAGAATTCAGCTATAAAGAACGGCAGAGCAGGGCGGGCGATTCAAACAGAAACGCTCGGAGGAACGCCGAAAAAGAAAACCAGCCAAGAGAAAATGACATCTCGAAGTATGTGACGGGTTCTTACGTGCCGACGAGCAGCGGAGAGATTTTTTTGGCCAGACACACATATGATATCGATCATCTTCACGGAGATTATGTAGTCGGAAGCATAGAGGAATTAAAAGGTAAGAATCTGAAGATTCTTTCTCCGACAGGCAGTGAAATCGGTTTCGACCACCGCAAAGTTTTGTTCCTTGATACGGAGACTACAGGGCTTGCGGGAGGCTCGGGGACTGCTGCTTTCCTCATAGGATTAGGATACTTTCTCGAAAATAAATTCATCGTGGAGCAGTTATTCATGAGGGATTACGACGAGGAAGCCCCGATGCTCAATCTGCTTGCCGAAAAAGCGAGAGAATTTGATCAGATTGTAACGTTTAACGGCAGAAGTTTTGATCTCCCTCTATTAGAGACCCGCATGATATTGAACAGGATCGAACCCGCCCTGAGCTGTCTGAGGGATATTGATCTTCTCCATCCGGCGCGGAGAATATGGGGATTGAGTCTGAGCGACTGCCGGCTCGGAACTCTCGAGGAGGAGATACTCGGCTTTGAAAGAACAGAAGACGACATTCCCGGTTCGCTGATCCCCGGATTATACTTTGATTATATCCGCTTCGGCAACGTCGATCCCCTTTATAAAGTATTTTATCATAACGAGAAAGACGTTCTGTCGATGATAGGTATTCTTCATAAGGAATTCAGCTACCTTTCAAACCCTCTGAACGAAAAATCCGCTAAACCGCTCGATTTATATAACATGGGTAAATATTTCGAGCAAATGAGAGATTGGACGACGGCTCTCGCATGCATTCAGAAAGCGTCGCCCGGTCTGAACGAAAGCTACAGGAGGGATTCGCTCATACGGTTGTCGATGATCCACAAAAAAGAAGAGAGGTGGGAAGAAGCGGTAGGGATCTGGAAAGACCTTGTACATGAAAATAACAGATTTCATCTTCTGCCGTATGTTGAACTGGCGAAGTATTATGAACATAGAGAAAAGAAGCTTGAAACGGCTCTCGACTTCGCAAAAGATGCATTAAATAATCTTTCGAAAAGGAGAGTAACGGAGATCGAGCATGTGAAACACCGTATAGCAAGATTAGAGAGAAGACTGGGATATTGACGGAATATAATTGAAATCTATCGTCTCCATAATTATGTGGGTTTGGGGATTAACTCTCCTATTGTTAATGCTGATCATAATCAATTTACTTATGTTCATTCCCGGAAAGAGTTACGACCCAATTTCCAAATGGATGGCGCGAAACGTGCTTAAGCTCATGGGTATAAAGATCAACGTGAAGTACTCGGGAGAGTTCGACAGCAAGGGCACTTATCTCTATATGTCGAATCACGTTAATATGCTCGATCCTCTTCTGCTGTACGGACATCTTCCTAATTTCGTTCGCGCCATCGAACTTACCGATCATTTCAGCTGGCCTATCTACGGCTGGACACTTCGGAGGATGGGTCATATCCCTATCGACAGTCAGAACGCAAGCAGCGCGATGAAGAGCTTGCGCAGAGCCGCGGAACTGCTTCAAAAGGGTATCTCTATAATCATACTGCCGGAGGGTCAAAGAACTCGTGACGGCAAATTGAGCAGCTTTAAAAGAGGTTCATTCATACTGGCGAAGGAGGGCGGCAGGGATATTATTCCTGTGGCGATATCAGGCGGCTGGGAAATAACCCATCGCGGTTCGTGGTTGATATCACCGGGTAAAATGACGCTCCGTATCGGTGAACCGATACGGGAACATTCATTTAGAGACTTAAGTACCGGTGAATTACGCGATATGTGTAAAAAAAGGGTAGAAGAACTGCTCGATGAAAATAATGAGACTGTGCGCGATTGACAGGGCTTAACACACTCGGAAAATGCACGGATTAGTCTATGCTTAGCGTAATTATTTTCCCGAATTTCTCAGCCGAGAGCTTCTTGAACGTCTCTCTCATAACATCATCGGTCTTTATCAGCTCCCATTGTTCCTGAGAGATCAGCTGCTTACCGTCTATAGGGGCACAGCCGAACTCACAGTTCTCAGGATGCGGGCATACAACCAGATAAGCCCTGTTGTGGATGGCGTCTGCTACTGACGACATTCTGCAACTCTCATTTATGCTCTTACCTTTTCGTTTAATCTCCGACGCATCATGATACTAACTGTTAGCTGAAAGAATATCAATGCTGAATTGAAAAATCAGTAATTCGGTCGACTTATAGAAGCGCAAGACGTGTAAGCACTGATATTCACTGGCACGGAAAGGCGCAGGCAGTTCTTGACTTATCCCCTGTAGTTTAATACCTTTACCGAGTTTCTATGCTATAATTTTAGGAGGTCATAATGGACAGCTATGTAATATACCTGATATGGGCGATAATAATAACTTCACTCGGGATTTACTGGCACACGCTGAAGATCAGCCAGAACGTCCGGAAAATAGTTGAGCATCTCACATCGAAAGGTAATGACGGAAGTTGAATATCTTCAGAATTTAACCTGAAGATGAACCTAAACAATTTACCAGGCTCCGGGGATAATTCTGAAAATTATTACGCTCTTGAAGTAGGTGAAATTGAGATATAGACCAGGTGGTGAGGGATGGACGATAAAATAAGTTTACTGATGAACACTCATGTCGAGCTGCAGGACCAGGTCAGATTCGGCGACACCAAGGCTACGGCAATAATCACTTTTAAGCTTGTCATGTTAGCGTTTCTACGAACTCAGGTTGGAGGCATCAATGATGCCTACAAAGCGGGGGATTTTATCGTAACAAGTTTATTTTCCATATTCATGATAACATTCATGATCTCAACCATCTACGTATTGAAGGTCATAATTCCGAGGTTTAAGCATCACTCGGTCAAGAAATCGAGCATTTATTTCTCTGAAATAGCGAGTATGGAAAAGAGTGAATACGTTGATTTCATCAGTAATCAATCCGCCGAAGAACTGGCGAGGGACTTCGCAGAACAGATACATACGTTGTCGAAAATCACTGTCGTAAAATACGGGAACATACAAAAAAGCGTGTTCTACTTCGGAATATCCAACATCTGCTTCTGGATCGCAATTCTCAGGGCGAGCCTGGTTTAATTTACCAATCTATTATCTTTCGATTTTTGTAGAACATCCCTGACGGCTTACCTGCGGGTCGTGTGGATAGCCAGACGACGGTGTCCGCACCCTCTTCAGGGGTAGACGGGGCGTTAGAACCGCCCATATCGGTTTTTACCCAGCCCGGATCCACCGCATTTATCTGGATATCATAACCGGAAGTCTCCTGCGCGAGAACTCTTGTAACAGCATTTAAAGCTGTCTTTGAAACTCTGTATGCGAGATATCCACTCCCCATATCCGAGAGCTGTCCCATTCCGCTCGAGAGGTTTATTATCCTTCCGTAATTGTTTTCGATCATCGTAGGAATCAGTTTTTGGGATAATCTAAGAACACCGTAAACGTTCGTTTCGATAGTTTCTCGCACTTCTTCCAAACCGACGGAAAGTGCGGGGCTTATCTCGTCGGGCAGAATTGCGGCGTTATTGACGAGAACGTGCAGTTGTCCGAATTCAGCAAATACTTTTTCGCTGAATTTATCTATGCTTTCCGTTGAAATGACGTCCAATAGGTAAAATTCTACGTCCAACCCTTCATCCTGTAAATTCCGAGCCGATCTGTTTCCCTTCTCCGGGTCACGCGCGGTCAAAAGTACCTTGAATCCTTTTTTCGCAAGGTCTCTGCAAATTTGAAACCCGATCCCTCTATTCCCCCCTGTTACCGCCGCTATTTTTTTATCCATCCGATTCTCGTTTATTTATGGTCATAGTTCATGAAGTTCCGCCGAATATAAATACTATTGAGCAGATATCCCAATCGAAGTAAGTTAAATGACTTGACCCCAATTTGAATACAGGCGTAACTTAGAAGTGAATATGAACTTCGTATGTATCAATATTATGTGGGACTGATGGGAGTAGATCGTCGGAATTTTATAAGGCTGATCGGATTCGGTTCGGCGGCGTTTTATTTACCCGTCAATCTGCGACCGCAGACATCAGTCAATGCTCTGATCAAACCGCCACGGCTCCGGAAAGGCGACAGCGTGGGAGTGGTAAATCCCGCCGGTCCTACATTCCACAAAAATGATTTGAAGGAAGTGGAAAAGAGGCTCTCGAGGCTGGGTCTCAACGTCGTATTCGGCAAGCATGTGCTCAGCCAATACGGTTACCTCGCTGGAACCGACGAAGAAAGAGCATCCGACTTTAACGATATGTTGAACGATCAGTCGGTTAAAGCCGTCATTGCTACACGGGGAGGATGGGGAAGTAACAGGATACTGCCGCTGATAGATTATGAAGCAATTCGCCGGCATCCGAAAATTGTAATGGGTTTCAGTGACATAACCTCTCTTCTTCTTGCAATCTACGTAAAAACCGGTATGATAACCTTCTACGGTCCCGTCGGCACATCGAAATGGGGCAGGTTTACGACCGGATGGGTGAAGAAAATTCTCTTCGAGGGAGAACAACCGACGATGAGTAACCCTATGACAAAACTTGACGGCAGGCCGAGTGACGTTCACCGGATCAAGACCATAACGTCCGGAACGGCTGAGGGCAGGCTCGTGGGCGGTAACCTCTCCGTTATCAGCTCTATGCTCGGAACCGGGTACCTCCCTGATTGGAGGGGAAAGCTGCTTTTCTTTGAGGAGGTAGACGAAAAAATCTACCGGATAGACCGGATGCTAACCCAGCTTAAACTGTCCGGAGTTCTTGACAGGGTATCGGGTATCATTATCGGCAAGTGTGTAAATTGCAAGATTTCCAAGACTACTCTCTCAATGACTCTTGAAGAGATTTTTGACGATCACCTGAAACCGCTCGGGATACCGGTATATTCGGGAGCGATGATAGGTCACATTGACCGTATTTTCATTCTCCCTATCGGAGTTAAAGCAAGGATGAACGCGGACAAAGGGACAATAGAGCTTCTTGAGCGTTCGGTTACTTGAAGCCTGCGCTCTATACTCAGCAGAATAACGCAGTCCCCGCCAGCGGCTGGAACTGCGCCACCTCGAAATCTGTCATTCTGAGGAGTCCCGAAGCTTCGGGACTCAGAATGACAGCGAGTGCGAGTCAGGATTTACTCACTCGCATATACGGGAGGGTTTCTCCGAAGGTCACGGAGGACTCCCTTGGAGAGTGTCTTCGACACAAACCCTCCCCTACATTTATCTGTAAGGCAGTGTCGCCGCAATCTTGAATCTGACGTACCGGATGCATATCTTTATACTATCGAATAGAGGTAATCGTTTGAGTTACCGGAAAGGGGAATTTTACAGATGATAAGTTATTTGATTGAGAGATATAGATTATTTTTAATTATCGGGATCGTCTTTATTACAGGATGCGCAAAATCTGATATGACTTACACAGGCGGAGAGCCTGTAAACAAGGGTGTGGCTCTGCTGCAGGCTACGGAAGGGAATGCTGTTCATGGCTCCATCCGGTTCAGCAAGGTCGAAAACGGAATAAGGGTCGAAGGGCATTTGGAGGGAGTACCGCCGGGTATGCACGGCTTTCACATACATCAGTTCGGCGATTGCACTTCCGGAGACGGAAAATCGGCGGGTGGACATTTCAACCCGACGAACACTGCTCACGGCGCTCCTTCGGATGAAATCCGCCATGTCGGCGACTTGGGGAACATCAGTGCCAACTCGGACGGAGTTGCCCACTTCGACTTTGTAGATACAAGAATATCATTATCAGGGGAAGCAAATATTCTCGGCAGGGGCGTGATTCTCCATGAAGTGGCTGACGATTTGACTTCACAGCCTACGGGAGCGGCAGGTTCCCGGTTAGCATGCGGAGTGATAGGCATAGCTAACGATTAGAGCAATATTCGTTTCGATGATCCCGGGTTGAGTTAGGTTCAGCCCACCTCTAATAACTCGAATCAAAGATGATTGACCTTTAAGTAAAGCTGAAAGAGTGATATTTTTTCAACCTGCGAATGATCAATAAACTGTGGTAGTTAAAAGGAAAAATAATGAAGGATAAGGTTTTAACCGATATCGACAGTCAGGAAACTGAAGAATGGTTAGAAGCGTTTGATGATATATTAGATAAGCACGGGAGGGAGAGAGGGGCTTTTCTTCTTCACGAGCTCCATCAGAGAAGTAAAATCCGGGGCGTCAGATTCCCGTTTTCGTTAAATACTCCTTATGTTAATACGATACCGAAGGAAGAAGAACCGGAATATCCGGGAGATCGAAAAATCGAGAGGCGTATCAAGAGCCTCGTACGCTGGAACGCAATGGCTATGGTAGTCAGGGCGAACAAGAGATTTCCGGGAATAGGCGGGCATATTTCTACGTATGCCTCTGCCGCAACTTTGTATCAGATAGGCTTCAATCACTTTTTCCGTGGCAAAGATCATAAGGGAGGGGGAGACCAAATTTACTTTCAGGGACACGCTTCGCCCGGGATTTACGCGAGAGCGTATCTCGAATATAGATTAGAAAAACACGATCTTCATAATTTTAGAGGTGAGCTGCGGGAAGGGGGAGGGCTGCCTTCATATCCTCATCCCCGTCTGATGCCGGACTTCTGGGAATTCCCCACCGTTTCGATGGGTCTTTCCGCAATAACGGGTATATATCAGGCAAGGTTCAATAAATATCTTCAAAACAGGAAGATCAAGGACACATCGGAGCAAAATGTCTGGGTATTTCTGGGGGACGGCGAAACGGATGAGCCCGAATCGCTTGGAGCGCTTACACTTGCGTCAAGGGAGAAACTCGACAACCTGATTTTCGTCATAAATTGCAACCTTCAGCGATTAGACGGTCCGGTGCGCGGTAACGGAAAGATAATTCAGGAGCTCGAAACCGTTTTCCGCGGCGCCGGCTGGAACGTGATAAAGGTAATCTGGGGCGGGGATTGGGACGCGCTGCTCGAAAAAGACACAAACGGGCTTTTGCAAAATCGGATGGAATCTGCTGTTGACGGGGATTACCAGAAGTACTCCGTCGAACCGGGCTCTTACATAAGAAAGGAGTTTTTCGGCACTGACCCTGAACTCCTCAAAATGGTCGAACATCTCTCCGATGAAGAACTCTGGAAACTGAGAAGGGGCGGACATGATCCCGCAAAAGTATATGCTGCGTATAAATCCGCGTATGAAAATGAAGGATCTCCGACTGTAGTGCTGGCGAAAAGTATAAAAGGGTACGGCTTAGGCGAAGCCGGTGAGGGAAGAAACGTAACTCACCAGCAAAAAAAGTTGAACGAGGAGGAATTGAAAAGTTTCAGAGATCGGTTCGATATCCCGATAACGAATGAAGAACTGCTCGAAACTCCGTTTTACAGACCGGAAAAGGGGAGCGTCGAGTATGAGTACCTGATTGATAGGCGAAGTAAGCTCGGCGGCGCAGTTCCGAGACGAATTGATTCTAAGGTAAAACTTGTTGCTCCTTCGCTGGATGACTACAAGGAATTTCTCTCAGGAACAGAACGTGAGGTCTCCACGACTATGGTTTTTATGAAGATGTTCGCGCAGCTGCTTTCAGACAAGCAAATAGGAAAGAACATCGTTCCAATCGTTCCAGATGAAGCCCGCACTTTCGGGATGGAATCTCTATTCAGAAAAGTCGGGATTTATTCGAGCGTCGGGCAGGTTTACAAGCCTGTCGATTCGGAGATGCTGTTGTACTACCGGGAGGAAAAAGAGGGACAGATACTCGAGGAGGGAATAACCGAAGCGGGTTCAATGTCCTCTTTCATCGCAGCGGGTACGTCTCGATTTTCGCATGGTGTGCCGATGATACCGTTCTATATCTATTACTCCATGTTCGGGTTTCAGCGTATCGGGGACCTGGCATGGGCATTCAGCGACATGATGGGAAACGGATTCCTCATTGGGGGAACGGCAGGCAGAACAACACTCGCGGGAGAGGGGCTTCAGCATCAGGACGGGCAGAGCCATTCGTACGCGCAGACGATTCCGAACGTCAAAGCATACGATCCCGCTTTTGCTTACGAGATTGCGGTGATAGTTTTGCGTGGAATTAAGGAAATGTACAGCGATTTAGAGGACAGCTTTTATTATATCACGCTCGGAAATGAAAATTACTCTATGCCCTCAATGCCCGATGGAGCGGAAAGCGGAATTTGCAAAGGCATTTACAAATTGCGCGAGGCTGAAACCGGTGAAGCCGCCGCCCAACTTTTCGGGAGCGGTGCGATATTAAACGAAGCGCTGAAGGCGCAGGAGATTCTGTCTGAAAAATATGGAATAGCCGTAAATGTATGGAGCGTCACGAGCTATAGTGAGGTGTACAGGGATGCAGTGAAAACCGAACGCTGGAACATACTGCACCCTGAAGAACCGAGAATTCCGTATGTTAGTAAGCTTCTCCAAAATGAGAAGGGACCCGTGATCGCAGCTTCGGATTATTTAAAAAGCCTGTCCAATTCGTTGGGGCCATGGATAAAAAACGGTATCACATCACTCGGGACAGACGGCTGGGGAAGAAGCGACACGAGGGATAAACTGCGAGAGTACTTTGAAGTAAACGCCGAATTTATCGCTTACACGGTATTAAGCCGTTTAGCGCTGACAGGTGATTATGACAAAGAAGCGCTTAGAAAAGCCTCTAAGGAGTTGATTTCCGACAAGGATAAACCGGACCCCACAAAGACGGATATGTCACGTACTTGACAATCATGAAATCTGAAGAACTATCAGAAGATGCCGCTCACTGAGAGAAATAACCGTACGAATATGAATACCTTCGAATCAGTGCCCGAAGATTTTTTTGATAAGTATCCCGCATTAAAACTCATCGGCAATACTCCTATGGTAGAATTGGATCTGTTCAAGGAAGAATATCCCGGCGTAAAGATCAGCGGGAAGGCGGAGTTCTTAAATCCCGGGGGATCGGTAAAAGACAGACCGGTACTGATGATGCTTGCCAAAGCGCTGATTTCCGGAGAGTTGAAGCCGGGACAGACTATACTCGACAGTTCGTCCGGGAATGCCGGAATATCCTATTCGATGATAGGCGCTGTACTCGGATTAAATGTTGAGATAGTTGTACCGGGCAACGCCAGCCGGGAACGGATAGAGAGGATAAGGGCGCACGGAGCTAAAATTATCAGTACCGACCCCCTCGAAGGATATGACGAAGCGCTGCGCGAAGCACACCGGCTGCACGAAAAAAATCCGGATAAATATATCCTGATCGATCAATACGCAAACGAATACAATTGGAAGGCGCATTATTACGGAACAGCGGGTGAAATTCTCAATCAGGTAGAGGGAAGAATAACTCATTTTGTTGCGGGAGTCGGTACCGGCGGCACTATAACCGGCATCGGAAGACGGCTGAAAGAGTCCGATCCGAACGTGAAAGTTGTGCTGGTAAATGCCGAAACGTTTCCGGGCATCGAGGGATTAAAACCGTTGGATGATCCGGGTTCGATTATCCCGGAGATATACGATTC
Encoded here:
- a CDS encoding DEAD/DEAH box helicase: MITDITKAVGIDELINLWLDDPENSSNITYRKKIPEKRAEFGEMPAGLDDNIRKALSERGIEDLYSHQTESINLTLSGKNVVVVTPTASGKTLCYNLPVLNEFFNEGGSSLYLFPTKALAQDQLTELNRWQETLGTNLGAFTYDGDTSSGKRSQIRKSARILITNPDMLHLGILPHHTRWAAFFSNLKYVVIDEMHVYRGVFGSHFANLIRRLKRICDFYSASPQFICSSATIANPEELAENLIEDEVSLVDKSGAPASGKEVLFFNPPMINHELGIRANYLRVAKTVARFFLKNMIQTLVFATSRMNVEIILKYLRDDFAGIRDTDEFIKGYRGGYLPSVRREIEKGLREGTVTGVVATNALELGVDIGGLDACVIAGYPGSIASMWQQAGRVGRRSGNSIAVLVARSNPLDQFITNFPDYFFGRSPEHGRVNPDNPHILMDHIKCAAFELPMNVNEKFGSTNLDDIFSYLEEKGVLHRSGDLYHYTEEKYPADSTRLRNIGSKNILIVDRSDGDRVLSEVDFDAAFRTVHENAVYMVEGRRYIVERLDLNEGKAFVNKTESDYFTVAQTHSEVSVTASYDVAMYGPSSVEHGEIEVITETTGFKKVRFYTGENLGEEELDLPARTIKTTAYWFVIKEELTESLDFTRAEIIYGITGITNVLLHVASFILMCDVSDLGVSVGDRSTEWFVKRAAGDLMIRKRGKSGEAIDPDSLKLFEPVIYIYDSHSGGVGFSPVLFREHSSLLTKAVRHIEKCECVDGCPSCVGPMTEIGNRGKEASKSILDALLAV
- a CDS encoding YIP1 family protein; the encoded protein is MEYKCGNCGADITDVDSGKCPKCGSEFEIPMDPIPWEDRDKLGIVGAYTATLLLSLSKPNQFFKRMPVSGGFANPLIYALICGLIGTWFNFLWQILFVSMGIMEPDPQSPDSTLGFSLLLAILSPVIIPVGLLLGTGAIHIALNLLGVLRNNFEATFRVVCYSSGATVLGIIPIIGSLAGGFLSIALETMGLREIYQISTGKAFAAIMIPFLFLCGVLFFAIVLSSAPGG
- a CDS encoding DUF2752 domain-containing protein; the encoded protein is MIIHTNLLTNQDLREFSKSSAKRLGYFFSASALMILAVTKTIFPLLEGMNLCPLRSYTGIPCLSCGATRSAVLIGEFELFEALKMNPLFTLLVIAGVLWGLFSLLMTLLNIDGKFERPGLSREKSRLIILSLLVSNWIYLIMRSGSWT
- a CDS encoding ribonuclease H-like domain-containing protein; translated protein: MDIRDRLEFSYKERQSRAGDSNRNARRNAEKENQPRENDISKYVTGSYVPTSSGEIFLARHTYDIDHLHGDYVVGSIEELKGKNLKILSPTGSEIGFDHRKVLFLDTETTGLAGGSGTAAFLIGLGYFLENKFIVEQLFMRDYDEEAPMLNLLAEKAREFDQIVTFNGRSFDLPLLETRMILNRIEPALSCLRDIDLLHPARRIWGLSLSDCRLGTLEEEILGFERTEDDIPGSLIPGLYFDYIRFGNVDPLYKVFYHNEKDVLSMIGILHKEFSYLSNPLNEKSAKPLDLYNMGKYFEQMRDWTTALACIQKASPGLNESYRRDSLIRLSMIHKKEERWEEAVGIWKDLVHENNRFHLLPYVELAKYYEHREKKLETALDFAKDALNNLSKRRVTEIEHVKHRIARLERRLGY
- a CDS encoding 1-acyl-sn-glycerol-3-phosphate acyltransferase, with product MKSIVSIIMWVWGLTLLLLMLIIINLLMFIPGKSYDPISKWMARNVLKLMGIKINVKYSGEFDSKGTYLYMSNHVNMLDPLLLYGHLPNFVRAIELTDHFSWPIYGWTLRRMGHIPIDSQNASSAMKSLRRAAELLQKGISIIILPEGQRTRDGKLSSFKRGSFILAKEGGRDIIPVAISGGWEITHRGSWLISPGKMTLRIGEPIREHSFRDLSTGELRDMCKKRVEELLDENNETVRD
- a CDS encoding SDR family oxidoreductase — its product is MDKKIAAVTGGNRGIGFQICRDLAKKGFKVLLTARDPEKGNRSARNLQDEGLDVEFYLLDVISTESIDKFSEKVFAEFGQLHVLVNNAAILPDEISPALSVGLEEVRETIETNVYGVLRLSQKLIPTMIENNYGRIINLSSGMGQLSDMGSGYLAYRVSKTALNAVTRVLAQETSGYDIQINAVDPGWVKTDMGGSNAPSTPEEGADTVVWLSTRPAGKPSGMFYKNRKIIDW